The Ogataea parapolymorpha DL-1 chromosome III, whole genome shotgun sequence nucleotide sequence TACAAAATCTCCTTTATGAACCTTTTGAATTACAGCATCTACCTCCTCTTCGTGTCCAACGAACAGTATTTCACAGGACTCGAGTACCTCCCCCTGCTGGCCATTCTGGTGACGTTTGGAACGCTCATGTGGCCACTTGGCACTCAATCACCAGAAAGAAAACGATTTGTCGAGACGGTGCGTCGCATTTGCGTCGGAAACATCGACATTCCTCACAGAAATAACGATATTTTGTTGGCTGATACGTTTACGTCGTACACCAAGGTGCTCGTCGACTTTCTAGTGTATGTGACAGCCCTGGCTCTTGGCTACCAAACCCTACCGTCGCCAAACATCAAACAGGAGCTCACGAAGGACCACTTGAAAATATATAACCTCGACATCCTGCTCTCGATGTATCCGTCCTTGATCCGGCTCAAGCAGTGTTTGCACGAGTACGAACAGAGCAGACGCAGAAACAAGCAGCATTTGATGAACGCAATCAAGTACTCGTCTGCGTTCTTGCCCCTTTTTGCCAATATTCTCATCCGATCCAATATGGCTGGTCTGGGGATCTGGTATCTTGCCGTGTTCATTAATTCGTCCTACACATTCTTCTGGGACGTGCATTACGACTGGAATTTCGAGTTGTTCATGAGATTTCTGTCCAACAAGCGCGGcctgccgctgctgcgccACAAGCTTGTATACACCTCCACGTTCTACTACCTCGCCATTTTCATCGACCTCCAGCTGCGATTCATTTGGGTCTACAGACTTCTGTACCCCGATCTTCTTTCGGGCGAACAGTACTCATTTGTGGCCaccattttgagctcgttgtacGTCAACGAGACGGGTAACTTCGTTCTCGAGATGCTGGAGATCTTTAGAAGATGGGTCTGGGTCTTCCTCAAGATCGAGACAGAGTATCTGAAATCAGCGACCGAGCTGGACCTCGAGTTGCAAAGTATATAACATTAGGGTTATACATCTGATAGATAGACATTAACTTTCTACTTTCTGCGCTCCTTGAGGGTTTGGATCCTTCTCTCCACCTTGCTCAGGTATCTGaacttcttctttctctttttgggCTTCTCGTCGGCTCCCACCAAACGGGCGTACTTCTTGGCCCTCTCGATCGACTGTTCCAGCACTTCTTCGGCCTTTTGCAGATCAACGCGGTTTTTTCGCGCCAGCTCCATCAGATCGATCTGATTAGGGTTTTCAATGGCTTCCACCTCCACGGTAGATACGCCAGGAACAGGCGCGTCTAAGTCGTCGACTTCGTACTTTTGCTTTAATATTCCCTTTTTGCCAGCCTCGGTGTTGCTCTCTTCGTCAGACGCTGACCGCTGTGAGTCAAACCCCGTCCATTGTTCCTCCTTGTCCTCACTACCCTCTTGTTCGCTCTGCTCGCTctcttcgtcgtcagaaCCCTGAATCTTCAACGCCTCATTCAGCTCCTGCAGCCGTTTCTGGACTTGTTGTCTGCGCTCCTCACGGATTCGTTGTCGCTCCTCGAGCCGTGCTTTACGCTCCTGCTCTTGATTGTATTCCTGGgccttctttttcctttgAAGCTTTCTCTTGTGAAATCCGGTCAAATACTGCACCCTGGAGTCTTTGTCAAACACAACCTCCTCCACGCGGTTGGCctgcttcctcttctgaGCATATTTCTTGCCCCCGGTAAGAATCTCCCTGTTGGGCCGTgccatgaaaaataattaaatttttttagtATTAATTAATCTAAAtcattatttatttaatcTTGAAATTTATAGCTCCCGCTCGCCATGGTGATCGATCCGCCACGGTAAGAGCCGCGCTTCATTTTATTCTTGTTTTTTGTGAAATCCTTGCCCCTCACCTTGCCAAGTCGCTCGTTGGCCTGCTCTCCCCACGTGCCAGCGGCACCCTTGTATGCATTATCCATTAGAACCTTGTCTTCGAACGCAAccttttctttctcaatGCGCGAGAAATGTTTGCGCTGTCCAGGCTTCAGGGTCTCGCTTGGAGCTGGAATTGGTGACTTCGAGTCTCTGGAAGATTCGCTAGGGCTGTCTGGTTGGGAAGCagtggaggaggacgaaggAGAGTCTGCTCCAGACTTGCTTCTTTTGGATGGAGGCTCGCTGAAattcttcttgcgcttcttggtcttctcGGACTCGGAATCACTGTCGGAGTCGGAGTCGGAGCTTGAGTCGGAATCAGAGCTTGAATCGGAGTCGGAACCAGAATTCGAGCCAGCTTGAGAGCCTGCATCTGAGTCTGAGCCTGAACTATCAGAACTGGAGTCAGAACTGTCAGAGTCAGAACTGTCAGAACTGTCAGAATCTGAATCTGAATCCGAGCTTTCTGAGTCCGAACTGTCGGAATCAGAGCTCTCGGAGTCGGAACTGTCAGAGCTAGAGCTCTCTGAatcagagctggagctACCAGAATCGGAACTGGAACTCTCAGAGTCGGAGCTAGACTCTGatttctcctcgtccttaGAGTCGGAGCTGGATTCTGAGTCTGAATCTGAGCTGGAATCTGAGTCTGAGCTAGAGTCTGAGCTCGAGTCTGAGTCTGAgtctgagctcgagctAGAGCTCGAACCCGATTTGTCTgactcgtcgtcagaaCTGTCGGAACTCGAGCCATCACTATCAGAGCTGGAATCAGAGCTGGAATCAGAGCTAGAGCTAGAGTCAGCCTCCTTAGCCGGTTCGTCATCGGAGCCCTTCTCCGAAGCTTCATCCGACTCGGAATCCGAGCTAGAGCTTGAAtcgctgctggaattcGAGTCATCTTCAGAATCGGAGCTAGAATCGCTGTCTGAGTCCGAACTGCTGGATTCGCCTTCGGAGCTCGATTCAGAAGAATCGTCCTCAGAGCCCTCCTTGCTCTCTACCCATTTATCCTCTAGTTTTCCCTCGACTTCGGTGATTTTTCCCTTAGCCTCCTTGCGTAGAGCACTTTCGGCCTTTTTGTAGCCGTTACGCTTCAAGTAGTCAGCAACGTAGGAGATAATCTCTTCTTCGCCAGCCATAGATTGGTAAAgaaaatttgaaaaacttaAAATTTTTGCGCACGACCCTGTCAAATGGATGGGGGCAGTGTTTAATGAGTTGCAGTCAAGTAGGCTAGAAGTTGCTAGCCGACAGCAGAAATACCTAAAGAACAATTGCTAAAATAGTTGAATTGGTCACCCATGACGTCTTGACCAATACCTTGTACCTGATCATTAACAATTCTGTATTTTAAGAAGCTCACTTTTAAATTTAGAAGTCCCCTGGCCATCGGCCAAAAATTCATGACTCTTGAACCGCTCCAATTCGTAGCAGCCATCCGCTCCCGTTTCCACCCAATCCAGCTGCATCATCCTCCTTGGGCTGTCCCATCCCTCATTCTCGACAAGCAAAATGTTATACGCCTCCTTACACCGATACAtgtggaaaaaaacatcctttctttgtttttttgccaTGACTGAGAGAAAGATCATTATCATCACGTCGGACGGCGACAAGTTCCCGGTGGAGCGCAAGGTCGCCGAAAAGAGTATTCTGATCAAGAAtatgctgaaaaacttgttGCCTGCcgaagacgaagaggaagacgacgaagacgaggacgagcccATCGAGGTTCCAACTCAGAACGTTCGTTCCGCGGTTATGAAGAACATTCTTGAATGGTGTGACCACTACAAAGACTACAACTTCccggacgacgagcaggacgacGATTCGAAAAAAAGCGCCCCAATTGACGCCTGGGACAAGAACTTCCTTAATGTCGACCAGGAGATGCTGTACGAGATCAttcttgctgccaattACCTCAACATCAAGCCGCTGCTGAACGCCGGATGTAAGGTTGTGGCAGAGATGATTCGCGGCAAGTCTCCTGAGGAGATCCGCAAGACTTTCAACATAGTTAACGATTTCACAccagaggaggaggcagCAATCAGACGTGAAAATGAATGGGCCGAGGACCGTTGATTGCACTTGCTTATCCTCCCGCTTATGTCCAGTCAAATAATGTGCGTCAATGTCCCTGGTTACAGCTTCTGTAGAGTCTCTTAATTTTGAACTTGGGgtatatatatatttttttattgcGCTTTTATTGTATGAATGACATCTGAATCTTCAAAATCCACGCCCCGAGGAGCCAGCTTGAGAATAAAAAACTTTCTGAAcaagaggaagagccaTTCGTCTGTGTCCAGCGCAGGCTCCATGCCTTCGAAGAATCCGAGGCCGGAATCGAACGCCGACGTAAGCCCTACTGGTTCATTTTTGGTTCTTCCCACCATCTCGCCAATTACTCCCAACGACTCCATATCGCGCCTCAAgtcgaaaatcaaggagCACACAAGGACCGAAAGCGAGGAAGATGACGATGTAGACGTCGAAGAAATAGTGTCGTCGTCAACCAGATCCACAGCCTCCGTCACAAACCGTACAAGTCGGTCCCTAAAAAGGCATGTGTCTCATAAATCAGACTCCTCAGCAGGTGCACGGTCGACCACTAAGCCCAAAGCGGGCACGGGGATTTTGGAGAGTCTGATGCATTCCTTCAATCTGAGGTCCCAGACAAACTTGCACGAGAACCCGCCTACTCTGAGCCCGTCAGCCGAACAAGAACACCATCAGAGCCCGTCTCCCGTGGAGAATATCGAGTTCAAGCCCATCAAGACCTCTGTACTCAGCTCGTTGGGCAAAGGCTCCTTGACACTCGATTATTTCCCCAAACCCGCCGGTTCCGAACCTCAGGAGCCACCGTTCTCTGCCATAGGTAGCGACAGCACGAACCAAACGAACGCCAACACCCTTGTTGACCCGACAACAACGACCACTCAGCCAACGTCTCCAAATACCAACACGCCCGT carries:
- a CDS encoding Protein ERD1; this translates as MLARREEIAHGAGQQPAAVSFAELALPLPYKCLLLVTAGVWLWYLNLRVCYACKIDTLQVLKLSGTDNYRLVRASLNVAYKISFMNLLNYSIYLLFVSNEQYFTGLEYLPLLAILVTFGTLMWPLGTQSPERKRFVETVRRICVGNIDIPHRNNDILLADTFTSYTKVLVDFLVYVTALALGYQTLPSPNIKQELTKDHLKIYNLDILLSMYPSLIRLKQCLHEYEQSRRRNKQHLMNAIKYSSAFLPLFANILIRSNMAGLGIWYLAVFINSSYTFFWDVHYDWNFELFMRFLSNKRGLPLLRHKLVYTSTFYYLAIFIDLQLRFIWVYRLLYPDLLSGEQYSFVATILSSLYVNETGNFVLEMLEIFRRWVWVFLKIETEYLKSATELDLELQSI
- a CDS encoding Component of the pre-60S pre-ribosomal particle, translating into MARPNREILTGGKKYAQKRKQANRVEEVVFDKDSRVQYLTGFHKRKLQRKKKAQEYNQEQERKARLEERQRIREERRQQVQKRLQELNEALKIQGSDDEESEQSEQEGSEDKEEQWTGFDSQRSASDEESNTEAGKKGILKQKYEVDDLDAPVPGVSTVEVEAIENPNQIDLMELARKNRVDLQKAEEVLEQSIERAKKYARLVGADEKPKKRKKKFRYLSKVERRIQTLKERRK
- a CDS encoding Suppressor protein SRP40 — translated: MAGEEEIISYVADYLKRNGYKKAESALRKEAKGKITEVEGKLEDKWVESKEGSEDDSSESSSEGESSSSDSDSDSSSDSEDDSNSSSDSSSSSDSESDEASEKGSDDEPAKEADSSSSSDSSSDSSSDSDGSSSDSSDDESDKSGSSSSSSSDSDSDSSSDSSSDSDSSSDSDSESSSDSKDEEKSESSSDSESSSSDSGSSSSDSESSSSDSSDSESSDSDSSDSESSDSDSDSDSSDSSDSDSSDSSSDSSGSDSDAGSQAGSNSGSDSDSSSDSDSSSDSDSDSDSESEKTKKRKKNFSEPPSKRSKSGADSPSSSSTASQPDSPSESSRDSKSPIPAPSETLKPGQRKHFSRIEKEKVAFEDKVLMDNAYKGAAGTWGEQANERLGKVRGKDFTKNKNKMKRGSYRGGSITMASGSYKFQD
- a CDS encoding Suppressor of kinetochore protein 1 is translated as MTERKIIIITSDGDKFPVERKVAEKSILIKNMLKNLLPAEDEEEDDEDEDEPIEVPTQNVRSAVMKNILEWCDHYKDYNFPDDEQDDDSKKSAPIDAWDKNFLNVDQEMLYEIILAANYLNIKPLLNAGCKVVAEMIRGKSPEEIRKTFNIVNDFTPEEEAAIRRENEWAEDR